From a region of the Daphnia pulicaria isolate SC F1-1A chromosome 1, SC_F0-13Bv2, whole genome shotgun sequence genome:
- the LOC124336226 gene encoding uncharacterized protein LOC124336226 isoform X2 has product MRFYSTVWLMLLVLSLLVVLESVSSYPAGEDADESIATSRLPAAGRKHSKSIAKEGKTKSKKNHHHHNRHSSRGLKQVTDYDYAASTAGDATGSPVSRKPISKDDRSPWSEPKHRRNKKSGGGGPNRKNNNNNKKRSGTKQEKQLDKRKAAVMRTARRAEAFDNINDDTAIDSTAAGQQNLNQLLGLGVFGDMRKFFDELRTNLDVETVAAEQDSTAPKVSDDDLSQIAGLEDYEELPNYQALRTATGSERGNSSPVQQQQRRYSRLRGFVAMGGPGQSETSRHHHRSHQYDPALLWTGLGRRR; this is encoded by the exons aTGCGATTCTACAGTACAGTTTGGTTAATGTTGTTAGTGCTCTCGTTACTGGTCGTGTTGGAAAGTGTTTCATCATATCCAGCTGGCGAAGATGCGGATGAATCGATCGCTACCAGTCGATTACCAGCAGCCGGTCGGAAACATTCGAAATCCATCGCCAAAGAAGGCAAGACCAAAAGCAAGaagaatcatcatcatcataatcgTCACTCATCAAGAG GATTGAAACAAGTGACGGATTACGACTACGCAGCTAGTACGGCGGGCGACGCTACAGGTTCTCCCGTTTCGCGAAAGCCAATCAGCAAGGACGATCGATCGCCTTGGTCCGAGCCGAAACATCGTCGCAACAAGaaaagcggcggcggcggcccgaacaggaagaacaacaacaacaacaagaaaaggagCGGGACCAAACAAGAGAAGCAGCTCGACAAGAGGAAGGCGGCCGTCATGCGGACGGCCAGACGTGCCGAAGCGTTCGACAACATCAACGACGACACGGCGATCGACTCGACCGCTGCCGGACAACAAAATCTCAATCAACTCTTGGGCTTGG GCGTCTTTGGCGACATGAGGAAATTCTTCGATGAACTGCGGACTAATTTGGATGTTGAAACTGTGGCCGCCGAACAAGATTCAACTGCCCCCAAAGTATCGGACGACGATTTATCTCAAATCGCAG GATTGGAAGACTACGAAGAACTGCCCAACTACCAGGCCCTTCGAACGGCAACGGGATCTGAAAGAGGTAATTCTTCGCCCGTCCAACAACAGCAGAGGCGTTATTCTCGTCTGAGGGGATTCGTCGCCATGGGAGGGCCTGGACAGTCTGAAACATCACGTCATCATCACAGGAGCCATCAGTATGATCCCGCTCTCCTATGGACGGGATTAGGCCGTCGCCGTTGA
- the LOC124336226 gene encoding uncharacterized protein LOC124336226 isoform X1: MRFYSTVWLMLLVLSLLVVLESVSSYPAGEDADESIATSRLPAAGRKHSKSIAKEGKTKSKKNHHHHNRHSSRGLKQVTDYDYAASTAGDATGSPVSRKPISKDDRSPWSEPKHRRNKKSGGGGPNRKNNNNNKKRSGTKQEKQLDKRKAAVMRTARRAEAFDNINDDTAIDSTAAGQQNLNQLLGLGKPRPLLPPASQLKPFVSVGVFGDMRKFFDELRTNLDVETVAAEQDSTAPKVSDDDLSQIAGLEDYEELPNYQALRTATGSERGNSSPVQQQQRRYSRLRGFVAMGGPGQSETSRHHHRSHQYDPALLWTGLGRRR; encoded by the exons aTGCGATTCTACAGTACAGTTTGGTTAATGTTGTTAGTGCTCTCGTTACTGGTCGTGTTGGAAAGTGTTTCATCATATCCAGCTGGCGAAGATGCGGATGAATCGATCGCTACCAGTCGATTACCAGCAGCCGGTCGGAAACATTCGAAATCCATCGCCAAAGAAGGCAAGACCAAAAGCAAGaagaatcatcatcatcataatcgTCACTCATCAAGAG GATTGAAACAAGTGACGGATTACGACTACGCAGCTAGTACGGCGGGCGACGCTACAGGTTCTCCCGTTTCGCGAAAGCCAATCAGCAAGGACGATCGATCGCCTTGGTCCGAGCCGAAACATCGTCGCAACAAGaaaagcggcggcggcggcccgaacaggaagaacaacaacaacaacaagaaaaggagCGGGACCAAACAAGAGAAGCAGCTCGACAAGAGGAAGGCGGCCGTCATGCGGACGGCCAGACGTGCCGAAGCGTTCGACAACATCAACGACGACACGGCGATCGACTCGACCGCTGCCGGACAACAAAATCTCAATCAACTCTTGGGCTTGGGTAAGCCCCgccctcttcttcctcccgcTTCTCAACTCAAGCCTTTCGTTAGCGTAG GCGTCTTTGGCGACATGAGGAAATTCTTCGATGAACTGCGGACTAATTTGGATGTTGAAACTGTGGCCGCCGAACAAGATTCAACTGCCCCCAAAGTATCGGACGACGATTTATCTCAAATCGCAG GATTGGAAGACTACGAAGAACTGCCCAACTACCAGGCCCTTCGAACGGCAACGGGATCTGAAAGAGGTAATTCTTCGCCCGTCCAACAACAGCAGAGGCGTTATTCTCGTCTGAGGGGATTCGTCGCCATGGGAGGGCCTGGACAGTCTGAAACATCACGTCATCATCACAGGAGCCATCAGTATGATCCCGCTCTCCTATGGACGGGATTAGGCCGTCGCCGTTGA
- the LOC124333553 gene encoding protein DENND6B-like, whose product MATPAENNKVEPESSDSDTDFLSDVEEVDHMKILSSSGADQLQFVDSYFQREASSLLADTTDFFGNTCDDSSINTSLLPWERLADWIHCFCVVTFDLEIGQMIEEIYPSHVTLSEQDKTSICYLAFPDSNSGCMGDTQFHFRIRQNPVNGDVSTRSSQVDLSSSNTVPKSHSRYNQLCPPAFRTDSSYWWGFAYFRQVKDKNLRRGYFQKSLVIVTRLPFVELFQELMAVIAPEFFDKGSICLEISAKEIDQWPRPVPGIVLNLPLLGTLFQVRIPSFSAAASPSFATSLTGSPSKTSNSLLRRRCLIATDVDLYSALAPLLPHLQMLWELLLCGEPLVVMATSPSICSHVVQALVNLIHPLQYCLDYRPFFTIHDSEFKEYTGRPSDPPPPVLLGVTNPFFAKALQHWPHIIRIGGEIPSSSAGLKIRATKSNLPGSSKLSECKPGVYTSYKSHLTRDKALLKLIAKGTQTRRPNQVQSALMRRHFLELTQSFIIPLERYFARLMPLQKSISPYKAVPGLSPFKAEEFLASVEHCGPQLTTGVKGDWTGLYRRFLRTPNFESWSNTRHQEANKKLRALQMEALSQSDMTSWLQGKREVEVVDMVLRLREKLNAALAEETLPVSPQTRLHLQGQLETVLQSLPEDLRSVLKAS is encoded by the exons ATGGCTACCCCGGCCGAAAACAATAAAGTGGAGCCCGAAAGCAGCGATTCCGACACTGACTTTCTTTCAGACGTTGAAGAAGTAGATCACATGAAGATTTTATCGTCAAGTGGAGCTGACCAGCTCCAGTTTGTGGACTCTTATTTTCAAAGAGAGGCATCATCTCTTTTAGCTGACACTACTGATTTCTTCGGCAACACCTGTGATGACAGCAGCATCAACACCTCTCTCTTGCCGTGGGAACGTCTGGCAGACTGGATACACTGCTTCTGTGTAGTGACGTTTGATCTTGAAATAGGTCAGATGATTGag GAAATCTATCCCAGTCATGTGACCTTGTCAGAGCAAGATAAGACAAGTATTTGCTACCTGGCATTTCCTGACTCCAATTCTGGATGCATG GGAGATACACAGTTCCATTTTCGAATAAGACAAAATCCTGTCAACGGAGATGTCAGCACTAGGAGTTCTCAAGTGGATCTTTCATCTAGTAATACCGTCCCTAAATCTCATTCAAG GTACAACCAGCTTTGCCCACCTGCTTTCAGAACAGATTCATCCTATTGGTGGGGTTTCGCATACTTCCGCCAAGTCAAGGACAAAAATTTGCGTAGAGGTTATTTTCAAAAG TCGTTGGTGATCGTGACCCGACTGCCCTTTGTTGAATTGTTCCAAGAGTTGATGGCTGTGATAGCACCCGAATTCTTTGACAAAGGGAGCATCTGCTTGGAAATCAGTGCCAAAGAAATCGATCAATGGCCTCGTCCCGTACCTGGCATTGTATTGAACTTGCCTCTATTGGGGACACTCTTTCAA GTGAGGATTCCAAGTTTCTCGGCAGCCGCTAGTCCCTCATTTGCCACCAGCCTAACAGGCTCTCCTTCAAAGACGTCTAATTCGCTGTTACGGAGGCGATGCCTCATAGCAACTGACGTCGACCTCTATTCGGCCTTGGCTCCGTTACTGCCACATCTTCAAATGCTCTGGGAACTGCTCCTTTGCGGTGAGCCTCTGGTGGTCATGGCAACTAGTCCTTCCATTTGCTCCCACGTCGTCCAAGCTCTCGTCAA TTTGATCCATCCTCTCCAGTACTGCCTGGATTACCGGCCTTTTTTCACCATCCATGACTCTGAGTTTAAAGAGTATACTGGACGGCCGTCTGATCCTCCTCCACCCGTATTGCTAGGGGTCACCAATCCCTTCTTCGCCAAGGCGTTACAGCATTGGCCACACATCATCCGCATCGGCGGAGAAATCCCCAGCA GCAGTGCTGGATTAAAGATTCGTGCAACTAAATCCAATCTTCCAGGATCTAGTAAATTGTCGGAGTGCAAGCCGGGCGTGTACACATCGTACAAGTCCCATTTGACGCGAGACAAGGCGCTATTGAAGCTCATTGCCAAAGGTACCCAGACGCGACGGCCCAACCAAGTGCAATCGGCCTTGATGCGCCGGCATTTCCTTGAGCTAACACAGAGCTTTATCATTCCGCTGGAGAGGTACTTTGCCCGTCTGATGCCTTTGCAGAAATCAATCTCACCGTACAAG GCGGTTCCTGGTTTGAGTCCTTTCAAAGCcgaagagttccttgccagtGTCGAACATTGCGGCCCCCAGCTGACCACGGGAGTTAAAGGCGACTGGACGGGATTGTATCGCCGTTTCCTGCGTACACCAAACTTTGAATCGTGGTCGAACACGCGTCACCAGGAGGCCAACAAAAAATTACGAGCTCTTCAGATGGAAGCTCTTAGTCAATCG GACATGACGTCGTGGCTTCAAGGCAAACGTGAAGTGGAAGTAGTGGACATGGTACTGCGTCTTCGAGAGAAGCTGAACGCGGCGCTGGCCGAGGAAACTCTGCCCGTCAGCCCTCAAACACGACTACATCTGCAGGGCCAACTCGAAACGGTCCTGCAGAGTCTTCCAGAGGACCTCCGATCTGTTTTGAAGGCCAGTTGA
- the LOC124336799 gene encoding CD81 antigen-like codes for MGLDCCCKFLKFIVFLINILITFVGIAVVALAAMVFVNTAEVDPSKDEYTMSFKICVVVIAMGSLLTIVGFIGCCGAAFENQCLLGTFVFLMIAALALDVAAAIVVDNNKPTIISETENIAKDMFSKLTEKASQEKANIFQSLFNCCGFKSAKDWENAKLEIPASCCKNSTCTVTAVPGSKTSVDLFKEDCDSVTKKKINQVMENSPMVLAIVGIIESFALITSLGLCCSIRKAGY; via the exons ATGGGCTTGGATTGCTGCTGTAAATTTCTCAAATTTATCGTTTTTCTGATCAACATTTTAATAACT TTTGTCGGAATTGCAGTGGTAGCACTTGCAGCAATGGTATTTGTTAACACCGCTGAAGTAGATCCTTCTAAAGATGAATACACCATGTCCTTTAAGATTTGTGTCGTCGTTATCGCCATGGGCAGCTTGCTGACAATTGTCGGTTTCATCGGGTGTTGCGGGGCAGCCTTCGAGAATCAGTGTCTTCTGGGGACA TTTGTCTTTCTAATGATTGCTGCCTTAGCATTGGACGTGGCCGCAGCCATCGTGGTTGACAATAATAAACCCACCATCATTTCCGAAACGGAAAACATTGCGAAAGACATGTTTTCGAAATTGACTGAAAAGGCCAGCCAGGAAAAGGCCAACATATTTCAGTCACTGTTTAACTGCTGCGGATTTAAAAGTGCCAAAGATTGGGAAAATGCCAAATTAGAAATCCCGGCCTCTTGCTGCAAAAATTCGACGTGCACAGTTACTGCAGTCCCAGGCAGTAAAACTTCTGTAGACTTGTTTAAAGAA gacTGCGATTCAgtgacgaaaaaaaagattaatcaAGTCATGGAAAATTCACCGATGGTACTAGCGATTGTTGGAATAATCGAATCTTTTGCTCTGATCACTTCCCTAGGTCTCTGTTGTTCAATTCGAAAAGCGggctattga
- the LOC124334653 gene encoding putative fatty acyl-CoA reductase CG5065 encodes MATSDIVGFYRDRSVFITGATGFMGKVLVEKLLRCCPGVKTLYLLMRPKAGNDIRTRLEELISTKVFDNLRRDSPELMNKLVPIAGDMSLPSLGVSATDIKMLSDNVSIVFHSAATVKFDEALKSAVEMNLKGTMRLIELVRKLEHLDALVHVSTAYANCDKDEIAEMIYPPPADPHKLMECVDWMDEELLKGITKKLIGKRPNTYTYTKALAEHLLMEECGGIPLAIVRPTIVTAAMKEPIPGWVDNLNGPTGLIAGAGKGLLRTLWCHTTMVADVIPVEFPINLMIAVAWHTATHKPNNIIVYNCASGYHNPLTWGEIERQGRVALLKYPMSDVLWYPSGSFKSNLTLHKIDVVLYHYLPAYFLDFLARMSGNPAMLVRLYDKAHRAMSCLNYFTTHEWRFISENPIQLLEKMSAEDRRVFYFDVRTIDWPSYIETYALGTRRFILKDDPSTLPAARRHMTRMFWIQQISRVAILLLFWRAVVSRSETARRVWNLAFTMLVSMMRRMSAGAGIGIAK; translated from the exons ATGGCCACTTCGGATATTGTTGGATTTTATCGTGATCGTTCCGTATTCATTACCGGCGCCACGGGATTTATGGGCAAAGTCCTCGTAGAGAAACTTCTACGATGCTGCCCAGGTGTCAAAACACTCTACCTTTTGATGAGGCCCAAAGCGGGCAATGACATCCGCACACGTTTGGAAGAACTCATCAGCACAAAG GTATTTGACAATCTTCGACGGGATTCACCGGAGCTGATGAACAAATTAGTGCCCATCGCCGGTGATATGTCGTTGCCAAGTTTGGGCGTCTCTGCCACGGATATTAAAATGTTAAGCGACAATGTCTCCATTGTCTTCCACTCGGCGGCCACCGTCAAATTTGACGAAGCGCTTAAAAGCGCCGTCGAGATGAATCTGAAAGGAACAATGCGACTTATCGAGCTTGTCCGCAAACTGGAACACCTTGAC GCTCTCGTCCACGTTTCGACAGCCTACGCCAATTGCGATAAAGatgaaatcgctgaaatgatTTACCCGCCACCGGCCGATCCACACAAGTTAATGGAATGTGTCGATTGGATGGACGAAGAATTACTGAAGGGCATcactaaaaa ATTGATTGGCAAACGCCCCAATACTTACACGTACACAAAAGCGCTGGCCGAGCACCTTCTAATGGAAGAATGCGGCGGTATTCCACTGGCCATCGTTCGACCGACTATTGTAACAGCCGCCATGAAAGAACCGATTCCCGGCTGGGTGGACAACCTCAACGGACCAACAG GTTTGATCGCCGGAGCTGGTAAAGGTCTACTTAGGACGCTGTGGTGCCATACAACGATGGTTGCCGATGTCATTCCCGTCGAATTCCCCATCAATTTGATGATTGCTGTTGCTTGGCACACTGCCACACACAA ACCCAACAACATAATAGTATACAATTGCGCCTCCGGCTACCACAACCCACTGACCTGGGGAGAAATTGAACGTCAAGGGCGAGTAGCTCTGCTCAAGTACCCCATGAGTGACGTGCTTTGGTACCCCAGCGGTAGCTTCAAAAGTAACCTCACCCTGCACAAGATTGATGTCGTGTTGTATCATTACTTGCCCGCCTACTTTCTCGATTTTCTGGCTCGGATGAGTGGTAATCCCGCCATGCTG gtTCGCCTTTACGATAAAGCCCATCGCGCCATGTCGTGCCTCAACTATTTTACAACTCACGAATGGCGATTCATCAGTGAGAACCCCATCCAATTGTTGGAGAAGATGTCAGCCGAGGACCGACGCGTCTTTTACTTTGACGTTCGCACCATCGACTGGCCTTCCTACATTGAAACTTATGCCCTTGGCACTCGCCGTTTCATCCTTAAAGACGACCCCAGCACCTTGCCGGCTGCTAGGAGGCACATGACACG gATGTTTTGGATTCAGCAAATATCACGCGTTGCCATATTGCTGCTCTTCTGGAGGGCCGTCGTTTCACGTTCAGAGACGGCCCGTCGTGTTTGGAACCTGGCCTTCACCATGCTCGTTTCGATGATGCGGCGGATGTCTGCCGGCGCCGGAATTGGTATcgccaagtaa
- the LOC124333569 gene encoding tyrosine-protein phosphatase non-receptor type 7-like, translated as MESAHNRQSLNEPDTGYDHAPHLITSTISAQLLSTSSSASMVDSNNEPQALFTEGSLPEDHGLDQFITTLIENHIWLIGVLTGIIIILVVLSCSLRSNYFQENYFFTRAKEWVHLPLLQQSGQDSLLTAENGVNPNNVPVSEPEPQLTPTPAQHADLCSWVSETSPDERQTKRKSSWNEAELNNQHNLTSAVDMSTLLLTETSLEQPEFPVQPTTPKSPSCDSNLDSLRNSFKAQKNHFVFNADIFLTKSESLDEAHSRSQPREKCFKTNRSVDEILSRQDDNQTDSQSLDQQHTSTSSIPCTPLKCRKLQERRGSNHSLTIAVSKPAETNILPTVVTPRECSAAQFLLTAGNCMDRRQLQSCLKDVKALHAEFWSIPTNASELCEQVSGCSMKNRYRYVLPNPQSRVKLPLLTDASDLASTYINANYVRAENGDARAYIATQGPLDNTINDFWLMVWAERAPAIVMITKLVESGKAKCEPYLPDGETGRYGDVIVIQESISETSGCTVRQLSLKREGEEEIHRTVHYWYCDWPDHKTPDNPRTLVDLAVIIESLRRGSNCLLLSSPRSSSPPIESGPIVVHCSAGVGRTGCFIAICQGLSQLLAEGKVDILGIVCSLRCDRGGMVQTAEQYEFIHRGLCLFERSTLSDYAGD; from the exons ATGGAATCTGCACACAATCGGCAAAGTTTGAACGAACCAGACACTGGTTATGATCATGCTCCCCACTTGATAACCAGCACAATATCTGCCCAACTTCTCTCTACTTCATCATCTGCTTCCATGGTAGACTCAAACAATGAACCTCAAGCCCTCTTCACCGAAGGGAGTCTACCAGAAGACCATGGGCTCGACCAGTTCATCACCACTCTTATCGAAAACCACATTTGGTTGATTGGGGTTTTAACgggaatcatcatcatcctagTAGTGCTCAGTTGCTCTCTCAGAAGTAACTACTTTCAAGAAAACTACTTCTTTACCAGGGCCAAAGAATGGGTGCATCTGCCTTTGCTGCAGCAGTCTGGCCAGGACTCACTGCTGACAGCAGAGAATGGTGTAAACCCCAACAATGTCCCCGTCAGTGAACCTGAGCCTCAGTTGACTCCTACTCCTGCTCAACATGCTGACCTGTGCTCCTGGGTCTCGGAAACGAGTCCAGACGAACGACAAACTAAAAGGAAGTCATCTTGGAACGAAGCTGAACTCAACAATCAACACAATTTGACATCAGCTGTTGATATGTCGACGCTGTTATTGACGGAAACGAGCCTTGAGCAACCAGAGTTTCCAGTTCAGCCAACAACACCCAAGAGTCCTTCTTGTGACTCAAATTTGGATTCGCTCAGAAATAGTTTCAAGGCCCAAAAGAACCATTTTGTCTTCAATGCCGACATTTTCCTGACCAAGTCGGAGAGTTTAGACGAAGCTCACAGTCGATCTCAGCCCCGCGAAAAGTGTTTTAAAACCAATCGAAGTGTCGACGAAATCCTGTCACGACAGGACGATAACCAGACCGATTCACAGTCACTCGATCAGCAACATACGAGCACATCCAGCATTCCTTGCACCCCATTAAAATGCCGAAAATTGCAGGAAAGACGTGGCTCAAATCATTCTTTGACCATCGCCGTCAGCAAGCCAGccgaaacaaatattttgccGACTGTCGTCACACCAAGAGAGTG ctCGGCGGCGCAATTTCTTTTGACAGCAGGTAATTGCATGGATCGTCGACAACTTCAATCTTGTCTCAAAGATGTCAAAGCTCTGCACGCCGAATTCTGGTCGATCCCGACCAACGCATCTGAGCTCTGCGAACAAGTTTCGGGTTGTTCCATGAAAAACCGCTACCGTTACGTCTTACCCAACCCTCAAAGTCGTGTCAAACTTCCCTTACTGACGGATGCCTCTGACCTTGCCAGCACTTACATCAACGCCAATTACGTCAGA GCAGAAAATGGGGACGCCCGCGCTTACATCGCTACTCAGGGACCATTAGATAATACCATCAACGATTTTTGGTTGATGGTGTGGGCAGAACGGGCGCCAGCCATCGTCATGATCACAAAGTTGGTGGAATCGGGAAAAGCCAAGTGCGAGCCCTATCTTCCAGATGGCGAAACGGGTCGCTATGGCGATGTTATCGTCATCCAAGAGTCAATATCTGAGACTTCCGGCTGCACTGTGCGACAGCTGTCACTAAAG cgagaaggagaagaagaaattcatcGCACCGTTCACTATTGGTATTGCGACTGGCCGGACCACAAAACGCCAGACAATCCGCGCACCTTAGTGGATTTGGCCGTAATTATCGAATCTCTTCGACGGGGAAGCAACTGTCTTCTCCTGTCGTCTCCGCGTTCGTCATCGCCTCCAATCGA ATCGGGACCTATTGTCGTACACTGCAGCGCGGGAGTGGGCCGTACCGGCTGCTTTATTGCCATTTGCCAAGGTCTAAGTCAACTCTTAGCCGAAGGCAAAGTCGACATCCTTGGGATTGTTTGTTCCCTGCGCTGTGACAG GGGAGGAATGGTTCAGACGGCGGAACAGTACGAGTTTATTCACCGCGGCCTGTGCCTCTTTGAGAGGAGCACTCTCTCCGATTACGCCGGCGACTAA